The following are encoded together in the Tamandua tetradactyla isolate mTamTet1 chromosome 14, mTamTet1.pri, whole genome shotgun sequence genome:
- the CTXND1 gene encoding cortexin domain-containing 1 protein: MEEPTPEPVFVDVDKGLTLACFVFLCLFLVVMIIRCAKVIMDPYSAIPTSTWEEQHLDD; this comes from the coding sequence ATGGAGGAGCCCACGCCTGAGCCTGTTTTTGTCGACGTGGACAAGGGACTGACCTTGGCTTGCTTtgtctttctctgcctcttcctcGTCGTCATGATAATTCGCTGTGCCAAGGTCATCATGGACCCTTACAGCGccatccccacctccacctgGGAGGAACAGCACCTGGATGACTGA